ATCACACCCTAATGGCAGATAAAAGCATTGCCCCATACTTACTTTGCCTGCGCTGCTCTTCGTGCCTCTGTCTTTAATGCAGCGCAATGTTTTGTCTTTACAATCGGCGTATGCGTACGATCCACAAAAGACAATCACCAAAGCCAGAGCAATCATCACACACCCAAATATTTTTTTCACTTTCGATTTCCTCTTTTCTTAGTTTTCGTTTTGATTCCACTCAGAGCATCTTCCCTGCTGTTTGGCAGTATGCAGCATTCAAGGACATTTGCAAGATTTTTCCTCGGGTTAAGTTCATGCCGGCTGCCTTTTTCAGAAAGCGGTGTAAAATAAGCCTGCTTCTGCTTTTGCTGATTACAAACAGGAATATTGAATTGAAAGGCTTCACCACCATGCGGAAATTAATTTTGCGCCCCTTGTTTAATCTGTTTATCGGGAAGTCTTCCGTCTTGGGAGACTGACGGTGACCGGATCAGATACGTTTGCAGCCCCGGCCCCGCTAAAACGCTCCGCGCTTTTTCGTAACCGGCCGCCGCATAAGGATCAACAAGACATTGCGGCCATAACCGCTTTTCGCGCGCTGAGACGCATAAGCCGTTATTATGGCTGGTGTTTAAAAATTAATTTTATGCCTCTGCCGTTCGTATTTTATTTTTGTTACGGCCTTTTTCTGATGCTTTCAATCGAAATTTATTGACAGAATTTAAAATTCGGCTATACTCAACCCAGTTTACGTTAAGTGGGATTAAAATACCATTTATCCGAAATTCAGCGTGGGGCTTACCTGATCGATCATCAGCAAAGACCCTGTAATGCAATCTTAATCCATGGCGAGGTGCTTTTATGTCCGATTTTGTGAACAAGACTGTAGGAAATGTAATTAAAGAAACAGCCGGCCGTTATCCGGAAAATCCCGCTCTGATTTCACCTCAATTTCAAATCCGTCAAAATTACCGCGAATTATATGACCAGTGCCGTAAAACGGCCAGAGGCCTGCTGGCGCTGGGCATTCAAAAGGGCGATCATGTTTCCGTCTGGACAACCAATGTCCCCGAATGGGTGTATCTGCAATTCGCCCTGGGTATGGTTGGCGGGGTTCTGGTCACCATCAACACCAACTACCAGTCCCATGAACTGGAATACATTCTCAAGCAATCCGATTCCACCACGCTTTTTTTAATCGACGCCTATCGCGACACCAGCTTTTACGATACCGTGCGCACAGTAATGCCGGAATTGAATACTCATCAACCGGGCCGGCTGGCATCTTCCAAACTGCCGATTTTGAAAAACATCGTCTATATCGGCAAAAAAGAAAATACGCCCGGCATGTTCAAATTTTCCGATCTGATTAAAATGGGGGAGAAAATAACGGAGCAGGAACTCGATGACCGGATGAATTCTCTCTCCGATGATGATGTCATCAATATGCAATACACCTCCGGGACAACCGGTTTTCCCAAAGGCGTCATGCTGACGCACCACAACATCGTCAATAACGCCCGCATGGTCGGCGACGTAATGGGCATGACTGAAAAAGACAGTCTGCTGATTCAGGTACCGCTCTTTCATTGCTTCGGCTGCGTCATGAGCACGCTCAACAGCGTGTATCACGGATCAGCCATGGTTGTCCTGGAATCCTTCGATCCAAAAATCGCCCTGGAGCTGATGGCTCAGGAAAAATGCACGGCCATCAACGGCGTACCGACCATGTTTGTAAACATTCTGAACCATCCTGATTTCAACCGCTATGATTTGACATCGCTGCGCACCGGCATCATGGCCGGCGCGCCCTGCCCTATCGAAACCATGAACCAGGTGAACACCAGAATGCATTGTTCCGAGATTGTCATTGCCTTCGGCCAGACGGAGTCAGCGCCGGTCATGACGATGACGCGCCGCGACGATCCGGTTGAGTTGCGCGTCGCCACCGTCGGACGCCTGCTGCCGGATATCGAAGGCAAAATTATTGATCCGGAAACAGGCCTTGATCTGCCGGCGGATGCGCAGGGCGAAATTGTCACCCGCAGCGCCTGCGTCATGAAGGGTTATTACAAAATGGCCGAAGCTACGGCGCACACGATCGATCAGGATCAGTGGCTGCACACCGGTGATCTGGGCGTCGTGGACAAAAACGGTTATTTTAAAGTCACCGGCCGGATCAAAGACATGATCATCCGGGGCGGTGAAAATATTTATCCCCGCGAAATCGAGGAATTCCTTTATACCAATCCGAAAGTAGCCAACGCCCAGGTGATCGGCATCGCCGACAAAAAATACGGAGAACAGGTTCTGGCGGCCGTCCAGCTCAAAGACGGAGAGACGGCGACCGCGGAAGAATTTAACGGGTTCTGCAAGGGAAAAATCGCCCGGCACAAGATCCCCCGCTATTGGGAGTTCATCAAGGAGTTCCCGATGACGGCCAGCGGCAAGATTCAGAAATACAAACTCAAAGAGATGTTTGAAAAAAAATATAAAGCAGAATGACCCCCTTGCAGGGGGCGCGAGGCTGAAGGATAAAGCGAAGTTTCACTTATGCGTCAGAAAAGTCAATCAGCAGAAGAAAATCAGACAGGAAAGAACCGAAGGCTTCCGCATGATCTTCAGCCTTCGGCCTTCAGTCTTAAAACCTACATTCATTATGAGAGGACCTGAATATGAGCAACATTTGTTACCGCGATACCATTGGCGATATGGCCCGGAGGGCCGCAACAAAATACGGCGATAAAACCGCTATTATTTTCCGTGAGCAGAAACTTTCATTTTATGATCTCGAACGGCAGGCCAGACGCTTTGCCAACCTCATGACCAGCTACGGCGTTCAAAAAGGCGACCGGGTGGCCATCTATGCCTACAATTCCCCCTACTATCCCATCAGCATGATCGGCCTGGCCAAGATCGGCGCCATTCAGGTTCCCATCAACTATATGCTCAACGCCGAGGAAATCGCCTATGTTATTAATCATTCGGGAGCGAAGATCTTCATCATCGAAGATATCCTGTATCCGATCATTGCCAAGGACCAGGACAAATTCGCCACCGTTACGAAATGGGGTTTCCTTCCTCTGGGGGATTCCATCGTTCCTGAGGGATTCTTCAACCTGATTGAGGAAATGGAAGCGATGCCCTACGATGAGCCCCAGGTGGATGTCAGCGCGGAAGATACCGTGCAGATTCCCTACACCAGCGGGACGGAGTCCAAGCCCAAGGGCGCCATGCTGTCGCACCGGGCGCTCATGTCGCAGTATCACAGCTGCATCTTCGACGGTCAGTATGAGACCGACGATGTAAGCCTGCACGCCCTGCCCCTCTTTCACTGTGCCCAGCTCCATTGCTTCCTCATGCCCTATCTGTATATCGGGGCCACCAATGTCATCATGCACAAGGCAGACCCCCTGGAAATGATCCGGCTGATTGAAAAGTATCAGATCACCCATATGTTTGCTCCGCCCACCGTCTGGATCGGGATTTTGAACCATCCGGAATTTAAAAACTACAACCACCGCAGTCTGAAAAAGGCGGCTTACGGCGCTAGCATCATGCCGGTGGAGATTATCAAGCAGCTGTCCGTAACATTCCGCGGCCTGAAGCTCTGGAACTATTACGGCCAGACGGAGATGGGGCCGGTGGCCACCATCTTGAAGCCTGAAGATCAGCTTCTGAAGCCTGGATCCGCAGGCAAGCCGGTTCTGAATGTTGAAACCCGTCTGATGGACGATGACGGAAAGTTTGTTCCCGTGGGCACCGTCGGAGAGATCGTCCATCGGTCCGGCCATGTCATGACAGGTTATCTCAACGACCCGGAAAAAACCACCGAGGCTTTTGAATTCGGCTGGTTCCACAGCGGCGACCTGGGGCGGTTTGATGAGGACGGCTATCTCTATGTTGTGGACCGCAAGAAGGACATGATCAAAACCGGCGGCGAAAACGTCGCGTCCCGCGAAGTCGAAGAGGTGCTTTACCAGTATCCGGGCATCGAAGAGGTGGCGGTGATCGGGCTTTCCGATCCCAAATGGATAGAAATCGTGGCGGCCGTTGTCATACCCAAAAAGGGCGTAACGCTCAACGACAAGGAGATTATCGCCCACTGCCGGGAAAAGCTGGCCGGATTCAAATGCCCCAAGAAGGTCGTCATCGCCGACAGGCTGCCTAAAAACCCGTCAGGAAAAATTTTGAAGCGGGAACTCAAGGAAAAATTCAACGCATCATAAAGAGACAAAGGGGGCACAAAGCTTTGTGCCCCCTGCAAAATATTTCCAAACAAGGAACAGACCATGGGTGATGAATTTACTTCCATCGGAGAGCTCGCCAGACAACTGGATATGAGCCAGCGCACCATCCGCTATTATGAAGAAATCGGTCTGCTCAATTCCATCAAACGGGTGGAGGGCGGACGCAGAATCTATACGGACGCTGATCTGAGGCGTCTGAAATTGATCAAACGCCTGAAAATCATGGGCATGACCCTGACGGACATGCAGGAACTCGAAGCCATGTGGACCTATGAAAAGTCCAATGAAAAAGTGCTCAAAAGGCTTCTGGAGCTGCTCGGCAATCACTTAAAAAGGCTTGATGACCGCATTGCCGATCTGGATATCCTGAGAAACGAGATCACCGAATATCAGGAGCGCATCCGCGCGAAAATGAGCAAATAAAAATCAGGGCCGCAGTCAGCGGCGCAGCGGCATCACCGGATCGCCGGGACCATCAGAATATCAATTTATTGAGCCGTTTGATCAGGGATTGCGCCGGAGCAAAATCACTCTGGATACTTAATGCTTTCTCGCAATCGGACAGGGCCTGTGAATAAAGCTTCATCTCAAAGGCAGTCTGGGCGCGTCCCCAGAAACCGTCGAGCAGAGAGGGGTTGATGGCAATGGACCGGTCGTAGTCTTCCAGGGACCGGTCATAGCGCTTCGCAACCCGGAAAGTCAGCGCCCGGTTATTGTAGCAGCGTACGTTGTCCGGATCGTAGCGGATGGACTTGGTGAAGTCACGGATCGCTCTCGGATAATCGGACAGGGCGAAGTAAGCCATGCCCCGGTGATTGTAAACGAGCGACCGGACTTTGTCTTTTATTTTCAAACGCAGGATCGACGTATAAATTTCAACGGCATTTTCCAGTTGCCCGCCGCTGTGGGCCGTGAGCGCCGCCAGCAACGCTTTCTCCAGATTCGCCTCCCCCATGATCGAATCAATGTCGATAGGTGCAACCGGTTGAATGTTTGCTTCCGGAGAAGCGGGTAAATCCGGATCGATGCTCGGCTGAGCCGCCAGCTTCACTTCCAGGCTCTGACGTCGCTTGCGGTCGCGTTCCCGGATTTCCCTCTGGTAATCGCGGATTTCCTGAAAGATCAGATCGGACAGCGTCAGGGTGGCATTGAGTGACGCAAGCTTGCGCCGGATGGATTCATTCGGCAGATTAATGTCCGACTTGTAAATCAGTTCGTGTTCCACTTCCGCCCAGGCATCCTGCAGAATCGTCCGCAGCTGCACTTCGCAAACGCTTGCCGTATAGGGCAGATCCCGCTTCCGGTAGATGGGATCGATCCTGATCAGGAAATGCACAGAGTCATAGCCGAATTCCCCCACCGAATGGCGCGATCCCTTTCGTTCCAGTTCGACGACATTGAAATGGGTCTTGATCAGATTTTCGATAACATCCAGATCCTCCAGAAAGGGGCATACGATTCGCAAACCCAGAATGTCCGTAATCACCGCCGCATCATTGCCCTGATCGTGATGAGACATTTTAATCAGTTTATCAAAGTAAGTTTCAAAACGTTTGACGCGGTATTTGATGGTGGAAAAGCTGCCGCCCGCTTCCAGGACAGTCCGCACCTGCAGGTGGAGGGACTGTAGAATCTCATCGTAAACGGGATAGAGATCTTCATAGATGGCTTTGAGTTTGCCGCGGTCCAGATCCTCGGGCAATATGAAAGTCAACTGGTCATTCATGAATCATTTTTTCCCTGCAGGAAGGGGTCCGGCGCTACGTCCAAATGCCTGCGGTCATTGACCGTCTCAATATGCGCCTCTCCGTTTCGGATGCTTATCTCGGTTCTGGAGGCCGTATCCACGCAAGTGGTGCGAAATTCGGACAGGCTGATATTTCGCAGCCGGCACAGAATCGCCGCGATGGTAAAGTTGTGCGCAACAACCAGTGCGTTTTGCGAACCGGCAATAATTTTTTCAACGGGCGGCCAGGCCCGCGTCTGAACATCAGCCAGCGATTCGCCGCCCGGCATTCTGACGGATGCCGGATCGGCAATCCATTGCTTCAGAAATTCTTTTTCACGGACCATCAACTCTTTAAAAGACAAGCCTTCAAAATCGCCCTGATGCATTTCCATCAGTTCGGGATGAACGACTATCCTGCCCTGGTGAAAACTGTTGATGATTTCGGCTGTCCGATACGCCCTTTTCAGGGGACTGGCGTGAATGACACCGATATCGGAATCCTTCAGAGACAATGCCAGTCTGCGGGCCTGTTCCAGGCCTGCATCGGAGAGTTCGATGTCGCTTATTCCCTGAACCCTGCCCTCTTTATTCCACAGCGTTTCGCCGTGCCGAATCAGGATTAATTGCATATCATTACCCTGGCGGCAGGAAGCCTGTCGGCCCTGCCGTCATCCGGTTTATTATTATTTATGCCTTGTAACTGTTCAATTTGGCCAGCGCCGCATCCGCTTCGCGCATAACGCGGTCCATCAGTTCTTTGGTGGTCGGGTTATCGGTAATGCCGCCGCAGCACTGTCCGGCAAAAAGGATGCCGCCTTCCACATCGCCCTCGTTGAGCGCTTTGAGATGCTTCATGTTGCCCACGGCCTGGCGCGCCAGCACCATCAGGGGATGGCCTTCCTCGGCTTTAAGCATTTCAATGCTGACCCCCACAAATTTGGCAAAAGAAAGATTCATCAGCTTTTTGACCAGGAGCGCGCCCTTGACGGCTTCCACCACCGGAAAGCCCCGTTTGGTCATTGCTTCGGCTTCTTTGGTTTTCAGCACACGCCCGTCCATGCCGTCAAATACGTTGTCGTAAAGGGTGTCCTGTTCGGTCGCCTCGATGCACAATCTTTTGAAGTTGTCATGCACCATGCTTTCCTTGACCACCATGAAACGGCTGCCCATGGAAATGCCGTCCGCGCCCAGAGCCAGCGCCGCCGCAAGGCCCCGTCCGTCATAAAATCCGCCCGCGGCAATCAAAGGTACCTTCACCATGGAAGCAACCAGTGGGATCAGCACCATGGATGTTGCCGCCGCGCCGTGCGCCGCCGCTTCATGGCCTGTGACCACCAGCGCGTCGCAGCCCAGGGCAACGGCTTTGGCCGCGTGCTTGGCGATGGCGATCGTGCCCACCACTTTGCCGCCATAGGCATGCACGTCATTCACAAACCAGGGCTTCCCCAGCGAATAGTTGATCACCGGAACTTTCTCTTCGATCGCGACGGCGATATTTTCTTTGGCCCCCGGCCCCACCAGAATCTGATTGATGCCGAAAGGCTTATCCGTCATCTGCCGGATCTGGCGGATGTTTTCACGCGTTTCTTTCGGGGTGCAGCGCGCGATGGCCAGGAGTCCCAGTCCCCCGGCGTTGCACACGGCCGAAACCAGTTTGGGTTCCGTAATCCAGTTCATCCCGGCAAGCATTATCGGATGCTCGATGCCGAACATTTCCGTCATTCTGGTTTTAAACATAATTTTCTCCTTATTGGTTATCAAATTATTTTGATGTATTTTTTCATGTCCGTTTGCGGCAAGAAGCATAAGAGAAGAGGAAGGCGATGTCAAAACAATTTTATTCCGGGCTCAACTTGAAAAAAAGCATCAGGCAGCAAGACAGGCGGTTATCCGATAGCAGTGAAGGCAAAAAGAGCAACGGCTTGCTTGACGGCATTCTTTGAGAGCCAAGACATTTTCATAATCTGCCGGGAGGGCTCAATTCAGCGGCAAACGCGATAACTGATCGCAAAGAAAAACGATTATCCGTTACCAGGCGGAATAGAAACATGATCGTTCAGTGCCTCCCCATTGCGCCTTCACGAACGGAAATGACTCACTTCGAAAAGACCGCCGGCAGATCTTGCCTGGAAAGACCATTGATCTTTATTAATCCATTCATCAGCAAGGTGCGGAGCACTGCAATTGCGCAGACTGATAATTCTCCAGTTGCTTTTATTCAGCGCCTTAATGACCGAGTCCGATGAAAAAAAATGCAAATGCCCCAAGGGCCTGACCATAGCCCATTTTCCTTTTAATTGTTGGGCTTGAGGTGATTCGCTATTCGGAAATCCGCCGGTGATTAAGCAATCATCATTTGCCATACTTCTTAACTTCGTCAGCATATGAATCGGATCCGCAAGATGCTCGAGGACGTCCTGAATCATGATGAGGTCAAAAAATATCCCTTTGGGAATATCATTGATATCGGAAACAACATTGGCGCGACTATTTGCTTTTTTCCAACATCCCGGTTCAACGCCATAACATAGATTGGCCTTCCTGCTCATATAATTCAGCAGATGGCCGTTCCCTGAACCGACTTCCAAATAGTTAAAATTATCCAATTGCTTCATGGCGTGAGTTATTTTAGTGAAATAATCTTCAATTGATTTATAATTAACTTCTTTTTCTACCTGTTCTTCCGCATATCCTTTGTTGACGACAAATTCGGAATTGTCAGCATACAGATGGCTTAAATATTGTTGCCTCGGCATAGGATCAATCCACCAATGACTGCAATTGTGGCAACGCCTTAAATTGCAATTATCCATGGCGTCTGGATTAATCGTTTTTACGATATCGATAATGTCGGATTCTCCGCTGCAGATTGGGCAAAGACTGCATTCATCTACTTTACTTTTTTCTATAAACTGCATGTTAACCTCTTTTCCCAACTGATTTAATCCCGCAGATTGAATCAGTATGTTTTTTCCCGATTAAGAATGCGACTCGCAGATTTATGTTTTATAGCAAGATCAAATAAAAGGTTCAATCAGAATGATTGGAAAACCGGCAGGGACACTTTCAACGTGTTACCTTCCGTCTCGCCCCGGCCTGAGCGCCGGGTCATTACGGTCATTGACATTGCCGTTTATTCTGCTAAAAACCATATCGCATTTATTTGACAGTTAAGGATGGAACAGGAAAAATGAAACTGGTAACAAACCGGATGATGGACGAGTGGATCGCCAAAGCAGGCGAAATCCTGCGGCTCAGAACCAACTTCAATATACACGAATCGTTATCCGACCCGGTACAGCGGTTATTTGTCGCAGCCGGGCTTAACTCTTATTTCCGGCCGCACGTCCATCCGGGAAAAAGCGAGTTTGTCATTGTGCTCCGCGGCCTGTTTGACATCCTGCTTTTCGATGATGAAGGCGTCGTCACCGAACGGGTGTCCATCGGACCGGAAGGGCAGGCCTTCGCCATGGAAATCCCGGCAGATCGGTGCCATGCCTGGATTCCCATGGAGGAAAAATCAGTATTCTTCGAGGTGAAGCAAGGGCCTTACGATCCCGCAACATCGCTGATATTTGCGCCCTGGTCGCCGGAAGAAGGCTCTGCTCGGGTCAAAGAATTCCAGGCCAGACTTCTTGCCGCGCAAACAGGCGACCGGGTTTCGTAAATATCGCAAAATGATCCGGCACAAACCCGAAAGCAGCGCCTGACCGCGCACGCTCGTATGACCTTGCGTGATCTTCAGGAATAGAATTATTATACCCGGGCAACCTCTTTCATAATCGACATTTCCGGTTTCCCGCCGATAAACGCTGCGCTGGCGGCAAAGAAAGCTTTGAAGTACGGCGTCGAGGAATGAAATTCCAGCGCTGCCTTATCTTTATATTGTTCGACCACCACCAGCATGTTGGGGTTGGCTTTATCCTGATTGAGAGAATAAAGAACCGTTCCCTCTTCCTGGGCCACTTTGGCAATCAATTCCGTGAAAGCCGCCAGAGCTTCATCCATCTTTCCTTCTTTAATCGGTAGTTTGGCAATAACTGTCAGCATTTTAATACCTCCCTGATCCATCATTAATTTGTGTTAACCCGTTTTGCGTCATAACATAACGAAGGGCTGACAAGCAAGCTATCGCTGATGTCCGGATAAAGCAATTTAATCGTTCAAAAAGCAGCGGTCTGCTATCTATCCATATGATTTTTTAGCAGATTCATCTGATGATATTTATTTCTTTGACATATGAAGACATTTTCCCTATACTCCGCGGCCTCGCAAAAAAACTAAATATGAGGAAGGGAGTTTGACTGTTAAGCATGGTTTATCTGCATGGTATCGGGCATTTTCATCCCGAAAATGTGATCAGTAATAAGTTTTTAGAAGATCTGAATATCGGCACAACCGTCGATTGGATTATGGAGCGGGTGGGCATTGAATCGCGCCGCACTGTATTGCCTCTCGATTATCTCATACAAACAAAAAACGCCGACCCCCGCGAAACAGATAAAGTGCGTCTTTATTCGGATGCCCAAATGGGAGGAAGAGCGGCAAGAATGGCGCTGGATCGAGCCGGACTGAAAGCGGAAGATATCGGTATGGTCATTTCCGGAAGTTCGCTGCCTCAGTACCTGACACCCGCCGAAGCCTGCACCGTCGCAGGCGACCTGGGCATTGACGTTCCCTGCTTTGACATCAACTCCGCCTGCGCAACTTACGGCGTCCAGATGCGTTACCTGGATTCGGTAAAG
This portion of the Deltaproteobacteria bacterium HGW-Deltaproteobacteria-6 genome encodes:
- a CDS encoding antibiotic biosynthesis monooxygenase, which gives rise to MLTVIAKLPIKEGKMDEALAAFTELIAKVAQEEGTVLYSLNQDKANPNMLVVVEQYKDKAALEFHSSTPYFKAFFAASAAFIGGKPEMSIMKEVARV
- a CDS encoding AMP-binding protein yields the protein MSDFVNKTVGNVIKETAGRYPENPALISPQFQIRQNYRELYDQCRKTARGLLALGIQKGDHVSVWTTNVPEWVYLQFALGMVGGVLVTINTNYQSHELEYILKQSDSTTLFLIDAYRDTSFYDTVRTVMPELNTHQPGRLASSKLPILKNIVYIGKKENTPGMFKFSDLIKMGEKITEQELDDRMNSLSDDDVINMQYTSGTTGFPKGVMLTHHNIVNNARMVGDVMGMTEKDSLLIQVPLFHCFGCVMSTLNSVYHGSAMVVLESFDPKIALELMAQEKCTAINGVPTMFVNILNHPDFNRYDLTSLRTGIMAGAPCPIETMNQVNTRMHCSEIVIAFGQTESAPVMTMTRRDDPVELRVATVGRLLPDIEGKIIDPETGLDLPADAQGEIVTRSACVMKGYYKMAEATAHTIDQDQWLHTGDLGVVDKNGYFKVTGRIKDMIIRGGENIYPREIEEFLYTNPKVANAQVIGIADKKYGEQVLAAVQLKDGETATAEEFNGFCKGKIARHKIPRYWEFIKEFPMTASGKIQKYKLKEMFEKKYKAE
- a CDS encoding enoyl-ACP reductase, whose translation is MFKTRMTEMFGIEHPIMLAGMNWITEPKLVSAVCNAGGLGLLAIARCTPKETRENIRQIRQMTDKPFGINQILVGPGAKENIAVAIEEKVPVINYSLGKPWFVNDVHAYGGKVVGTIAIAKHAAKAVALGCDALVVTGHEAAAHGAAATSMVLIPLVASMVKVPLIAAGGFYDGRGLAAALALGADGISMGSRFMVVKESMVHDNFKRLCIEATEQDTLYDNVFDGMDGRVLKTKEAEAMTKRGFPVVEAVKGALLVKKLMNLSFAKFVGVSIEMLKAEEGHPLMVLARQAVGNMKHLKALNEGDVEGGILFAGQCCGGITDNPTTKELMDRVMREADAALAKLNSYKA
- a CDS encoding cupin fold metalloprotein, WbuC family → MKLVTNRMMDEWIAKAGEILRLRTNFNIHESLSDPVQRLFVAAGLNSYFRPHVHPGKSEFVIVLRGLFDILLFDDEGVVTERVSIGPEGQAFAMEIPADRCHAWIPMEEKSVFFEVKQGPYDPATSLIFAPWSPEEGSARVKEFQARLLAAQTGDRVS
- a CDS encoding acyl-CoA synthetase codes for the protein MSNICYRDTIGDMARRAATKYGDKTAIIFREQKLSFYDLERQARRFANLMTSYGVQKGDRVAIYAYNSPYYPISMIGLAKIGAIQVPINYMLNAEEIAYVINHSGAKIFIIEDILYPIIAKDQDKFATVTKWGFLPLGDSIVPEGFFNLIEEMEAMPYDEPQVDVSAEDTVQIPYTSGTESKPKGAMLSHRALMSQYHSCIFDGQYETDDVSLHALPLFHCAQLHCFLMPYLYIGATNVIMHKADPLEMIRLIEKYQITHMFAPPTVWIGILNHPEFKNYNHRSLKKAAYGASIMPVEIIKQLSVTFRGLKLWNYYGQTEMGPVATILKPEDQLLKPGSAGKPVLNVETRLMDDDGKFVPVGTVGEIVHRSGHVMTGYLNDPEKTTEAFEFGWFHSGDLGRFDEDGYLYVVDRKKDMIKTGGENVASREVEEVLYQYPGIEEVAVIGLSDPKWIEIVAAVVIPKKGVTLNDKEIIAHCREKLAGFKCPKKVVIADRLPKNPSGKILKRELKEKFNAS
- a CDS encoding MerR family transcriptional regulator; the protein is MGDEFTSIGELARQLDMSQRTIRYYEEIGLLNSIKRVEGGRRIYTDADLRRLKLIKRLKIMGMTLTDMQELEAMWTYEKSNEKVLKRLLELLGNHLKRLDDRIADLDILRNEITEYQERIRAKMSK